A genomic window from Pelagicoccus albus includes:
- a CDS encoding pirin family protein encodes MMNIRRSNERGQANHGWLETYHSFSFANYYDPNWMGFRSLRVINDDIVMPARGFGKHPHQNMEIITYVLSGQLEHKDSMGNGRIIQAGDFQYMAAGTGVLHSEFNPSQDEAVHLLQIWIQPDRNGVTPRYAERSMADAESGKWHLAASKTGRDESIAIHQDADLSLARLNKSQEIEYTPKTGRYVWLHLAEGSIELNGKTLQAGDAAYFDSPEILNIAANADSQILLFDLA; translated from the coding sequence ATGATGAACATTCGCAGATCAAACGAAAGAGGTCAGGCCAACCACGGATGGCTGGAGACCTACCATTCTTTCAGTTTCGCCAACTACTACGATCCGAACTGGATGGGCTTTCGCAGCCTCCGCGTGATCAACGACGACATCGTCATGCCAGCCAGAGGCTTCGGAAAGCACCCGCACCAAAATATGGAGATCATAACCTACGTGCTCAGCGGACAACTCGAGCATAAGGACTCCATGGGCAACGGCCGGATAATCCAAGCCGGAGATTTCCAATACATGGCAGCGGGCACAGGCGTTTTGCACAGCGAATTTAACCCTTCGCAAGACGAAGCCGTTCACCTTCTTCAAATCTGGATACAGCCCGATCGCAATGGAGTAACTCCACGTTACGCGGAACGTTCCATGGCAGACGCCGAAAGCGGGAAGTGGCATCTTGCTGCGAGCAAGACCGGCAGGGACGAGTCAATAGCCATCCATCAGGACGCAGATCTTTCCCTAGCCCGATTGAACAAGAGCCAGGAAATTGAATACACACCCAAAACTGGCCGCTACGTCTGGCTTCACTTAGCCGAGGGTTCAATCGAACTAAACGGAAAAACCCTCCAGGCAGGCGATGCTGCTTACTTTGATTCTCCTGAAATACTGAATATCGCAGCCAACGCGGATTCTCAAATCCTCCTTTTCGACCTGGCCTAA
- a CDS encoding DoxX family protein, producing MKYTNAILATSNSVAPLVARLTLAVVMFPHGAQKLFGWFGGYGFGGTMDYFTDSLGIPAFFAFLAIIAESIGAIALFAGALSRVAAFGIGITMTVAMFMAHTGNGFFMNWYGNQAGEGMEYHLLTIGLAISLMISGGGALSVDKAILAKSEN from the coding sequence ATGAAGTACACTAACGCAATCCTCGCCACTTCTAACAGTGTCGCTCCACTCGTAGCTCGCCTCACCTTAGCCGTAGTAATGTTTCCCCACGGAGCTCAAAAGCTCTTTGGCTGGTTCGGAGGCTATGGCTTCGGAGGAACGATGGACTACTTCACCGATTCCCTTGGCATTCCTGCCTTCTTCGCATTCCTCGCTATCATAGCTGAATCAATTGGAGCCATCGCTCTCTTCGCAGGGGCTCTAAGCCGAGTCGCAGCTTTCGGTATCGGTATCACCATGACAGTTGCTATGTTTATGGCGCACACGGGCAACGGCTTCTTCATGAACTGGTACGGCAACCAGGCGGGTGAAGGCATGGAGTACCACCTTCTAACGATCGGCCTCGCCATATCACTCATGATTTCCGGAGGAGGAGCTCTCTCCGTCGACAAGGCAATTCTCGCTAAAAGCGAAAACTAA
- a CDS encoding methyl-accepting chemotaxis protein, which translates to MKLASKILVGGSVLVALVVATSLGVMYKSIESQGLDMGKQRMKSILAQANAVKEHMSELVDAKAFDREHLSSELTTASDFRKTTYYKTIPVVASWQTIQEIAEEEGVTLRTPKFQARNPDNEPDESEAEILRYFEDGSKSEYFVNDKETGHMVYATPVVLSKGCLYCHGDPGNSLTGDGKDILGFEMEGWKAGEVHGAFVLKSSTEPIYAGVQASFRDVLMWVLPICVIFGYIASRLLRTKVVGPIEQAISDIARSTTAAVGASHEVTDSSTTLAEGASRQAAALEQTSASIEEISSATKRNLSSTDEAVGVAREARNGVDRAVDRMGSLRVAMDSIAAAGGEISNIIKTIEEIAFQTNILALNAAVEAARAGEAGAGFSVVADEVRQLAMRATRAAQDSAGRIGKSVTASSEGNAISTEVETELKSITQQVHSIDELLIQLQKSSDMQSEGMGQVSHALTEIDTVTQSSASSSEELASAAVEMSGQVATLERAISSLRHVVNGESSEAPADAMSTPSFSQSDLRKESASFEPAPRGTADADLWN; encoded by the coding sequence ATGAAGCTCGCATCAAAAATTCTGGTCGGTGGATCCGTCCTTGTCGCTCTCGTGGTAGCCACCTCTTTAGGAGTCATGTACAAGTCCATCGAGAGCCAGGGGCTCGATATGGGCAAGCAGCGCATGAAGTCCATTCTTGCCCAGGCCAACGCAGTTAAGGAGCACATGTCTGAGCTTGTAGACGCCAAAGCCTTTGATAGGGAGCACCTCAGTAGCGAGCTGACGACAGCCAGCGATTTTAGAAAGACAACCTACTATAAGACTATTCCAGTTGTAGCCTCTTGGCAGACTATCCAGGAGATAGCTGAAGAAGAAGGGGTGACACTCCGGACTCCTAAGTTCCAGGCTCGGAATCCTGACAATGAACCTGACGAAAGCGAAGCCGAGATCCTCCGCTATTTCGAGGATGGGTCCAAGAGCGAGTATTTTGTGAACGACAAAGAAACGGGACATATGGTTTACGCGACTCCGGTCGTTCTCTCCAAAGGTTGCCTTTATTGTCACGGAGATCCAGGTAACAGCCTTACGGGAGATGGTAAGGATATCCTTGGTTTCGAAATGGAAGGATGGAAGGCAGGCGAGGTACATGGCGCGTTTGTCCTTAAATCCAGCACCGAGCCTATTTACGCAGGAGTACAAGCGAGCTTTCGAGATGTGTTAATGTGGGTTTTGCCCATTTGCGTGATATTTGGATACATCGCTTCTCGTCTCTTACGAACCAAGGTAGTTGGTCCGATCGAGCAGGCCATCAGCGACATTGCCCGTTCGACGACTGCTGCAGTTGGCGCTTCTCACGAAGTGACTGACTCCAGTACTACACTCGCAGAGGGCGCTTCGCGTCAGGCTGCTGCTCTCGAGCAAACGAGCGCTTCAATAGAGGAGATCTCGAGCGCTACCAAAAGGAACCTTTCCAGTACTGACGAAGCAGTGGGAGTGGCCCGTGAAGCGAGAAACGGAGTGGATCGTGCTGTCGATCGCATGGGTAGCCTGAGAGTCGCGATGGATAGTATCGCCGCGGCAGGTGGCGAGATTTCGAACATTATCAAAACGATCGAGGAGATCGCTTTCCAAACCAATATTCTAGCCTTGAATGCTGCGGTGGAAGCCGCTCGAGCTGGCGAAGCAGGAGCAGGATTCTCTGTTGTGGCAGACGAGGTTCGTCAGCTAGCCATGAGAGCGACAAGAGCTGCTCAAGATTCTGCAGGGCGTATTGGAAAATCGGTGACGGCTAGTAGTGAAGGAAATGCCATTTCAACGGAAGTTGAAACTGAGCTTAAATCGATTACCCAGCAGGTTCATTCCATTGATGAGTTGTTGATCCAGCTGCAAAAGAGCTCCGATATGCAATCGGAAGGAATGGGACAGGTGAGCCATGCCCTCACTGAAATCGACACGGTAACACAGAGTTCTGCTTCCAGTAGTGAGGAGTTAGCGTCCGCCGCGGTGGAGATGTCTGGCCAAGTTGCGACTTTGGAACGAGCGATCTCATCCTTGCGACATGTGGTAAATGGAGAGAGCTCAGAGGCTCCTGCAGACGCAATGTCTACGCCTTCCTTCTCGCAATCAGATCTGCGTAAAGAGTCTGCAAGTTTTGAACCTGCTCCGAGGGGCACGGCCGATGCCGACCTTTGGAACTGA
- a CDS encoding LysR family transcriptional regulator — translation MELRHLRYFIEVGLEENVTRAAEKLHVSQPALSRQIKDLEEELGFALLERSAKSVALTDAGRVFLDEASEVLERLEQGISAAREAAEGEAGELHVGYAPSLTVRILPPTIRAFQAELPKVKVKLYDMSSEEMLAGLRERKLDFAFMLESKARKAQSLEFRAIREERIRLAVGLSHRWDQKEIVSLGALKKENLIGYSLEEYPEYGDLLRRVFEPARYRPKLSEEHESVSSLIASIEAGLGVSIVSESLGCVAGGRIRLLELDPVPDPLTVGVAWVGRVLDRREESFLSHAESAGLQL, via the coding sequence ATGGAGCTGAGGCATTTAAGGTACTTTATAGAAGTGGGTTTGGAGGAGAACGTGACGCGAGCTGCGGAAAAGCTTCATGTTTCCCAGCCGGCTTTGAGTCGACAGATCAAGGATTTGGAAGAGGAACTCGGTTTTGCCCTCTTGGAACGTAGCGCGAAGTCGGTGGCTTTGACGGATGCGGGTCGGGTGTTTTTGGATGAGGCAAGCGAGGTTTTAGAGCGATTGGAACAGGGGATTTCGGCCGCTCGGGAGGCTGCGGAAGGAGAGGCGGGAGAATTGCATGTCGGCTACGCTCCCTCTCTAACAGTGCGTATTTTACCGCCTACGATTCGAGCTTTTCAGGCCGAGCTTCCGAAGGTGAAAGTGAAGCTCTACGACATGTCCTCAGAGGAGATGTTGGCTGGGCTGAGGGAGAGAAAGCTCGATTTCGCTTTTATGCTAGAGAGTAAGGCCCGCAAGGCGCAATCGCTCGAGTTCAGGGCAATCAGGGAAGAGAGGATTCGACTCGCGGTCGGGCTGTCCCACCGCTGGGACCAAAAGGAGATTGTCTCCTTGGGGGCTTTGAAAAAAGAGAATTTGATTGGTTATTCCTTGGAGGAGTATCCAGAATATGGAGATCTTTTGAGACGGGTTTTCGAACCGGCTCGTTATCGGCCCAAGCTCTCGGAAGAACATGAAAGTGTGAGCAGTTTGATTGCGTCGATAGAGGCGGGGCTCGGAGTATCGATTGTTAGCGAATCGCTTGGATGCGTGGCGGGAGGAAGGATTCGGCTGTTGGAGTTGGACCCTGTACCAGATCCGCTTACTGTAGGGGTCGCCTGGGTGGGACGTGTATTGGACCGCAGAGAAGAAAGCTTCCTTTCGCACGCTGAGTCGGCCGGATTGCAGCTGTAG